The following coding sequences are from one Triticum dicoccoides isolate Atlit2015 ecotype Zavitan chromosome 4A, WEW_v2.0, whole genome shotgun sequence window:
- the LOC119284425 gene encoding cyclin-B1-2-like → MASGGGLMMKKELGETHDVLRFSVNDSLRGDLAPAHPVQATIHKEAKFWDEKNKFGTEAIYGSAFNIRRDLDAQILSRYQLAHIKGHIALSAVPEMHANISSSSSGVHNCSQKQIKDSGPTKEREDSVKITLKDNGMRILFK, encoded by the exons ATGGCGAGTGGCGGCGGCCTGATGATGAAGAAGGAGCTGGGCGAGACCCACGACGTCCTCCGCTTCAGCGTCAACGACAGCCTCCGCGGTGACCTCGCGCCGGCGCACCCCGTCCAGGCCACCATCCACAAG GAGGCCAAGTTCTGGGACGAAAAGAATAAGTTCGGGACCGAGGCCATCTACGGATCCGCCTTCAACATCCGCAGGGATCTCGATGCCCAGATCCTCTCCAGGTACCAGCTC GCTCACATCAAGGGGCATATTGCTTTATCAGCTGTACCTGAAATGCATGCCAATATAAGTTCTAGTTCTAGTGGAGTGCACAACTGCAGTCAGAAACAAATAAAAGACTCTGGACCAACAAAGGAACGAGAAGATTCAGTGAAAATTACACTGAAGGACAATGGCATGAGGATTTTGTTTAAGTAG